CTGTTACCGTCCTTGAAGTACCAAAATCCGACACCTTGGCTCGACATTTCTCGTCTAGTAATATGTTTGTTGACTTGACATCTCTGTGATAGATTGGAGAACTCGCAGCAGAGTGCAGATAGGAAAGAGCACCTGCGATATCTACAGCAACGCGCAGACGCACGCCCCATATCATTGTGTAATCATCAGATTCTTCATGTATGTGTTGGAAAAGGTTGCCATTGGGGATAAACTCGTAAACCAGAACAGGAACTTCCGTCTCCAGACAACATCCCATGAGCTTGACGACATGTCTATGGTTGACCTGTGAGAGAATGACGACCTCGTTGATGAACTCCTCTAGTTTGTCTTCATCTACGGCTTTAGATTTCTTGACAGCAACGGTTTTACCATCGACAAGCATTCCCTTGTAAACAGTGCCTTGACCACCCTGGCCAAGTATCCTGTCCTCACTGAAGTTTTCAGTGGCTTTTTCAAGCTCTTTTGAGGTGAATATTCTCGTCTTCTCTATGCTGCCTTTAGTTGTATTGAGTTGTTGTTGCAACAATAGTCCCCCATTACGTTTGAAGAACTTTTTTTTCCTCTGTCTCATCTTTCTCTTTTTAAGAAACTTTCGCAAAAACCAGATTCCACCTACTAGGAGTAACGTACCAAAACTTGCGCCTACTCCTGAAAACGACACAAGAGAGAATATTGTGTTGATGATCATCACATGTTTGCACTTTATGAGATTGTGATATGATTCTGAAGATTGACTTACCTATCATTATTGTTCCAGTCTTATCGCCCACGCAATCATAACTTCCAGGCACATTTACGCAAGTTCCACTGTTTGCACAGTACCCGCCAATTCCATCAGGGCTGCGTTGATGGAGGCATTCATTAACAtctgaaaaattaatatttatagattGTGGAATTTTTAATTAGCTATGTGTTGTTTATAATAAGTTCTTTGACATGTAATCCTAACAAGATGGAGACATGGAAGATCTGTAAGCCTAACAAGATGTTTACACCACACAGAAATATATACGttttaaaacaattaatgtACTAACCTTCACATCCGTTGGACAGATAGGGGTTGCCTGTATAACCTTGGTTGCATCCACAGTTTGCATAGTTGGTCCCAGAAATGGTTATATTGTTGCATACACAACTTATTCTGGATTGATATCTATATTCTAAGCTTCTGTACTCTTTTGAGTTTTTGCAGCTCAAGGAGTCTAAGAATGGAAGGTTCTTTGTTTGAATGACCCATCCTATGCTAACTGTAGCATactctttagcaaaaaaaatttcCGGCTCTGTTACATTTGAtgacatgtagacttcatctgtTAGGAAAGCGACTCTACATTTTCGGTTTGTCGAGtttccatcatcatcatcaaagcTCTCTAACCTGAGGCCGATCACCTGGTGAGCATCAGTATCATCTGGTAGACTTGCACGGCAGCATCCATTGCCATCACAGCTTCTTTCATATTCCCCTACGTTATTAATACAATCTTGAGTGTTAGCATAAGGCAACGCATTGCTAGAACACCTGGATTTGTCGAAAAATGGGACGTCTCTTTGTTTGAAGTGCAACTTAACTCACATCCCACCATGCTTGGCTCGATGTTAGTCAACGACGCCTTGCTGTTGCAACCAACAGCTACGAGGCTATTTCCATTCCCAATGAAAAAGGGCTACCCGTCAAATTCAAAACCGATCCTGACTCTTTTCTTCCATCTCTGGAACATCCAACAGATATTATCGGGATTTTGACTCGAACCGATCCATAAGACCTGCGACTATTGTAAGTAACAGCTCCGTCATCAGGAAGAGAGATATACACAACTTCCACGCGCATCTTGGAAAGGAATGGGGAAGTAGCGTTTTTGCATTCGATCTTGTACCATTCGTTGAGGTAACAACCTTCTTGGATTCCAAAAGGGTATGGGATCTTTATATTTCTACATGATTCGGGTTGACACGAGCTCGAAAGGGAGAAAACATTTGAAGCAAGGATGAGCACAAGAAGGGGAGAGAGAAGAATCGAAAAGGAGGAACTGGTGCCGCACCTCATGGTGTTGCTTCTCTTGCTGGACATAACTAGTTCCTTGTTAAACAAGTATAGCCAGACTCACAAGGTTACTTGCAGCACAGGCTAGAAAGGAACATGAGATGTTTTGTAAGAACTTAGACCATCTCCATCGCTGGCTTTTAAAGGGTTTAAAATTATAGCCCAACCTCTTACCatgttttgattaaaaaaataatataattaacttGAATGATAAGAGGTGCCtcttaattaatgatttttaggGGTGAGTCTTTAATGACGTGGCACGTCCAAATGAAGGCTATTTTCCCTAGCCTTGCTTAACGACATCGTCGTATCTTCTGCTCAAATTGCGTATGTTTCCTACTTCTCAATCGCAGCGGACGATGGTTCCCGGTGTGGATCGGCGCTGCGGTTTCCTGGAGATCGGCCTCTCCTCGTTACTTGATCTTTCCATATCTTATTCCCTGTGTAGCCTCTCTTCACTCATCAGTCCATCGCTGTCGTCTTTCTTTCAAGCTTCTCTGAGTGCGAATTGGTCAACAGCAGGTAACTTTGATCCTTCGACTTCTCTCGAAAGTTCTTCTCTTGATCTATAGTTAGAATACATCAAAATCAACTATCTGATGTTCTTGATGCCAACTTCAACGAGTTTGGCTTGGAATCGTGTTCCAGAAACGAATCATGTAAAGCTAAATCGTTATGCTGTAGAAATCGAAAATATGATTTGCGTAGTAGTAGTATTCATGAGTTTTGATTTCGTCTAGTTTCGTAAGCTTGATCACGAACTGTAGATAAACAGTCTATCGAAGTCTAATTAAGCTGAAACAATTAGGGCTTTTGTTTTCTAAGAGACGAAGTTGCTATGCTTTGCAGGatactaatttgattatttggGTTGAATTAGCTAACTGAACAAGATGGATCATGAAAATGGATATGGTGTGGAAGTCACTGGGCTATCTCCAGCCGTTACTGAGAAAGATCTCATcgacttcttctccttctctggTGCAATCGAATATATTGATATTGTCAGGTGAGTTTTACTTCCATTAAATTTGATATCATATTCCTTTTTCTCTGCATTGATTCAGAAGATAAAAACTCTGTTATGTTGTTAACGAGATAAGGTCGGGTGAGCAAGCGTGCACTGCGTATGTGATGTTCAAGGATCCTTACTCTCAGGAAACTGCCGTCTTCAGAATCGAATCACTCGGTTCTTTGATTTTAACTTCAAGGGGCAACCATATTGGAGCAGCGAGTTTGCATAACTCGTTGGGGACAGCATCACGAGGAGTTTGACTTCTGGACCGCGACTCAGCGTGGTTTTGTTGATGACACAAACTCACATGTATGAATCTCTTGCTTTTATCTTTCTACAAGCCACTGGATAGCAATTTAGTTATGTTCAGTATAGTCTTCATGTTGAAAGAACCGATGATTTTGTGCTGGTTTGCTCTCATGTAATATATCAATCTTTCATACTCAAAcagtgtaaatatattttttgggaGTTTACCAATGGACACCCAAAAAATTGAAAGTTCTTaacttttcaaaattaattaaaataattaaaacaaaatgcTAAGAATCACACTTAAGGGGTTTACCAATGGAGTTGTTCTTAGGGAAATGAGACGGGAATTCCGGATAGATAAATCCCAAACTAGGAATCCTACTATGGATTCGAAGAACGGGTAAACAAAGGTGTAGGAGATGATCACTGAGGTAGAAGGATCAACTCGAAAACCAGAGTTCGTATGATGCGAAGTTCTTTGTATGAACTTAGCAAGTAACTTGAGAGATAAGCAATAGGTTTTAAGAAAGCTTTATTGATTGATTGTATGAATATAAAAGTGCCCTTAAGCTACATATATATAGCAAACCAAGAGGAGGTTTAACtatgaaaaaggaaaaacataaacttataattaaaaggaaaattaacataagaatttagaaaataaaaacttagaAATATGGAAAACTAGTAAAGAACCGACATTGTGACTTTCCCGTCACAGGAAATATCATACGAAAAGTGTAGGTGTGCTGTAAACAATTTTCGTCCGAAAATATAAATTGACTAGAGGAGCGTTTCTGATACGTCAAGGTCAATAGTCAACGCCGTCGTGTTTGAAAGATGTGTAGTTGCCTAATCATCACaacaaaatgtataaataatttagaaatgTCGTATAGttctggaagaagaagaaagtttcaTGTCATATGACCAAGTCCTATAGCCACTAAGCAGCAACAATTCAACATCaacaaataaatttgatgtttatGTGATAAAGTCCAAGCCCCAGCTTAAGCCCACTGAGCTGAGTGCTTGGTGAGATCTCTGTTTCAACATAAGAGGAAGTTGAACATAGGTAAACTTTGGACTACTCACTTGAGGCGACTACAGCGGGTGCTTGTGCAATGAGTGAGTTATGAGATACTGGATACAGTAGcggtgggcattttatccgtacCCGAACCCGTATCCGAATTCGACCGAAAAACCTGAACCGAAACCGAActgaagtagcaaaatacccgaacgggtattgaaACAGGAGatattggatatccgaacccgaacggataatacccgaatccgaatggatatccgaagataaccgaacatatgtatacttaggtctatattcatagtttacttctttaattttattcaaaatgtttatttttattatgcacatagttcaaaattagataatttacatataattagaaaaaggtgaatttttactcacttaaaatgcatctcaaaatttttatttcatgcattaacaaaagttaaatctaaaatttaaaaataataatcaatatattatcttttatttgtaaaatgttatctttaaatttattaatcattcaattattagaaaataaaaaaatcagttaactgaaatttatatatttttaaatacaaaaaacttgagaaatgaaaaatttaatatttctttccaaaatctaaatatccgaaaacccgaaccgaaatacCAGAACCCGAATTAAAAATACCAGAACCCGATCCGAAGtaaagaaatacccgaacgggtattatactcctataccgaaatacccgaaaatttgaaatatccgatccgaacccgaacgggtacccgaacgcccacccctagtgGATAGTATTGTCTGTAAGAACATACTGATTCTAGTTTTTTTAAGTCGAGCATGAACTTAAACTTGGTACTGTTTCGACTTTCTATCTCTGTATTCACTTTTCTTCTTACCCAAATCGTTTCTTATTTCAAACAAACGACTGCGTGTGAGGGAAGGTTTTAGTCTTATACCGAAGACTCTCGAGCTTAATCATCTTAAACcttatataataagattaatACAATCGAGAAGGCTATAAAGGCTTAAACTATAGATATACTACAAgtacaaaatattatacaagATCGAAAATCATTTGCAGAACACAGCACAAATTTAGTTTGGTAGCAATGAATAACAAGTACCCACAATTTTCACACCAATCTTTGAAAACACcatcaattaattttattcacCATTACCAGATTTTCTTATAGTTTACCATGTGGGACGAGGAAACAATGGTTTAACATCTGACGAGGAAGGCGAAGGGACAATAATGAATGCTGGAGCAGTAACGCCAGTGGTCCACGAATCAGCAATCTCTATCATATTCattccttcttcctcttcatcatcatccttgtCAGTTTCAATCTTTACCAGTGGATCCTCTGGAGATGAACATATTTTCTCCAATTGGGCAAACACTTCTCTCATATATGGCCGTTTCTTCCCCTTGGAGTTCAAACATTTCCTCGCTAGATTTGCCACTGCCATTACTTGTTCCGGTTTGCACGCATCTTTTATTCGAGCATCTATAATATCAAAGAATTTGTTCTCTT
The Raphanus sativus cultivar WK10039 chromosome 1, ASM80110v3, whole genome shotgun sequence DNA segment above includes these coding regions:
- the LOC108851960 gene encoding protein vip1-like encodes the protein MDHENGYGVEVTGLSPAVTEKDLIDFFSFSGAIEYIDIVRSGEQACTAYVMFKDPYSQETAVFRIESLGSLILTSRGNHIGAASLHNSLGTASRGV